From the genome of Silurus meridionalis isolate SWU-2019-XX chromosome 12, ASM1480568v1, whole genome shotgun sequence, one region includes:
- the ywhag2 gene encoding 14-3-3 protein gamma-2, with protein MVDREQLVQKARLAEQAERYDDMAAAMKSVTELNEALSNEERNLLSVAYKNVVGARRSSWRVISSIEQKTSADGNEKKIEMVRAYREKIEKELEAVCQDVLGLLDNYLIKNCSEAQHESKVFYLKMKGDYYRYLAEVATGEKRSTVVESSEKAYNEAHEISKEHMQPTHPIRLGLALNYSVFYYEIQNAPEQACHLAKTAFDDAIAELDTLNEDSYKDSTLIMQLLRDNLTLWTSDQQDDEGGEGNN; from the exons ATGGTTGACCGTGAACAGCTGGTTCAAAAAGCTCGACTAGCTGAACAGGCGGAGAGATACGACGATATGGCAGCAGCCATGAAATCG GTAACAGAGCTCAACGAGGCTTTGTCTAATGAGGAGCGAAACCTCCTTTCAGTGGCGTATAAGAATGTGGTTGGTGCCCGCCGCTCCTCCTGGAGAGTGATCTCTAGCATTGAGCAGAAGACCTCGGCTGATGGCAATGAAAAGAAGATTGAGATGGTGCGAGCTTATCGTGAGAAGATTGAGAAGGAGCTCGAGGCCGTGTGCCAAGATGTGCTCGGCTTGCTTGATAACTATCTGATTAAGAACTGCAGCGAGGCACAGCATGAAAGCAAGGTGTTCTACCTAAAGATGAAGGGTGACTACTACCGCTACCTGGCAGAGGTGGCTACAGGCGAAAAGCGATCCACAGTGGTCGAGTCTTCCGAAAAGGCATACAATGAGGCGCACGAGATCAGCAAGGAACACATGCAGCCCACACACCCCATCCGCTTAGGCCTGGCACTCAACTACTCTGTTTTCTACTATGAGATCCAGAATGCACCGGAGCAGGCATGTCACCTGGCCAAGACAGCATTTGATGATGCCATAGCTGAGCTCGACACCCTCAACGAGGACTCCTACAAAGACTCCACGCTCATCATGCAGCTGCTGCGAGACAACTTGACACTGTGGACGAGCGATCAGCAGGATGACGAGGGCGGCGAGGGCAACAACTAA